One window from the genome of Pseudanabaena yagii GIHE-NHR1 encodes:
- a CDS encoding IS4 family transposase, translated as MKEINLFREKLQQHLQWNRARLAFVSMFLIALMRVKTVNLAEIATGFSGYAKVESHYKRLQRFFRDFEVDYEKIALMVVKVMQIPEPWVISIDRTDWEFGKTVFNVLTLGIVHYGIAFPLVWMMLDKKGNSNTRERCELCNRFLEIFGDRKIDFLSADREFVGEDWLDYLLCEPCNRFRIRIRKNTLLNDGQKKLRADICFQDLQVGQSKVLSKPRKVWNHWLRIAAMRLDDGDLLIVATTHDPDTAIADYAKRWAIETLFGCFKTRGFCLESTHLQDPERLSKLIALLTLALCWAFSSGLWLAQLNPLKPKKHGRLPKSIFRLGFDFLRHIIFDLHLNSQAFFNSIKFLSCT; from the coding sequence ATGAAAGAGATTAACCTATTCCGAGAAAAGTTGCAGCAACATCTGCAATGGAATAGAGCAAGACTAGCCTTTGTGTCCATGTTCTTGATCGCGCTAATGCGAGTAAAGACAGTAAACCTAGCTGAAATTGCCACAGGATTTAGTGGTTATGCCAAAGTCGAATCACACTATAAGAGGTTACAGAGATTTTTTCGAGACTTTGAAGTGGACTATGAAAAGATCGCACTCATGGTCGTCAAAGTCATGCAAATCCCCGAACCTTGGGTAATTTCTATCGACCGCACCGATTGGGAATTCGGTAAAACCGTGTTTAATGTGCTGACATTGGGAATAGTGCATTACGGTATTGCATTCCCGTTGGTATGGATGATGCTGGACAAAAAAGGTAACTCAAACACCCGTGAGCGCTGTGAATTGTGTAATCGATTTCTGGAAATATTTGGAGACCGCAAAATCGACTTTTTGAGTGCAGACCGAGAGTTTGTCGGTGAGGATTGGTTAGATTACTTGTTGTGTGAACCATGTAACCGTTTTCGTATCCGCATTCGTAAAAATACTTTGCTCAATGACGGGCAGAAAAAACTGCGTGCCGACATTTGTTTTCAAGACCTCCAAGTTGGTCAGTCCAAAGTATTGTCCAAGCCCAGAAAGGTTTGGAACCATTGGCTTCGTATAGCCGCTATGCGTCTTGATGATGGCGATTTATTAATTGTCGCGACGACTCATGACCCTGATACGGCTATTGCTGACTATGCTAAGCGTTGGGCTATTGAGACTTTATTCGGGTGCTTTAAAACCCGTGGCTTTTGTTTGGAGTCCACTCATCTTCAAGATCCTGAACGTCTTTCCAAACTAATTGCTTTGCTTACTCTGGCTTTATGTTGGGCTTTTTCTTCTGGGCTTTGGTTGGCTCAACTAAATCCCCTCAAGCCTAAAAAACACGGTCGTCTTCCTAAAAGCATTTTTCGCCTTGGTTTTGATTTCCTTCGTCACATCATCTTTGACTTACATCTCAATTCTCAAGCCTTCTTTAACTCCATTAAATTTTTGTCCTGTACTTAG
- a CDS encoding adenylate/guanylate cyclase domain-containing protein: MLKLFTSNRQTNNAIAQAVKSLSQYEIDIRVQEHFITFLQNPDSRSLYHANPRLIAEQLQLSERDTLKLLVVALKEGIVTLNWDIQCPMCQGVDFAATQLGKLKSFHVCPVCRHKHQSDADHQVRVTFSIDERLRSLPQEANDPEFRNQIDAQYGVVSGHRLLTLQMFRELFPRETIPPNESLLIRQVTILFTDLAGSTALYSQRGDSQAYSLVRQHFNLLFQIVDRHNGAVIKTIGDAIMASFTSPDDGLKAAIAMQEAMQYFNQQFESTDPQLILKIGIHAGACISVNLNDRSDYFGTTVNTAARVEGLSQGNDIVFTESLLSYAEAITNPNNYHLYKSSANLKGLSEPLTVFHMNVSSITHPLPSN, translated from the coding sequence ATGCTAAAACTCTTTACTTCAAATCGACAGACTAATAATGCGATCGCTCAAGCAGTAAAGTCTTTGAGTCAATATGAAATTGACATTCGTGTACAAGAGCATTTCATTACTTTTCTCCAAAATCCTGATAGCCGATCGCTTTATCACGCAAATCCACGACTAATTGCTGAACAATTACAACTCTCGGAGCGGGACACCTTAAAATTATTAGTAGTTGCCTTGAAGGAAGGAATCGTTACTCTTAATTGGGATATTCAATGTCCCATGTGTCAGGGAGTTGATTTTGCGGCAACCCAATTAGGAAAGCTGAAAAGTTTCCATGTTTGCCCAGTCTGTCGTCATAAACATCAGTCAGATGCGGATCATCAGGTGCGTGTTACCTTTAGCATTGACGAAAGATTGCGATCTCTTCCCCAAGAAGCCAATGATCCTGAATTTCGGAATCAGATTGATGCTCAATATGGTGTGGTCTCAGGACATCGCCTCTTAACTTTGCAGATGTTCCGCGAACTCTTTCCCCGTGAAACTATTCCACCTAACGAAAGCTTACTGATTCGCCAAGTCACGATTTTATTTACAGATCTAGCTGGTTCAACGGCTCTCTATAGTCAAAGGGGGGATTCCCAAGCCTATAGTTTAGTCCGTCAACATTTCAATCTTCTCTTTCAAATAGTCGATCGCCACAATGGAGCCGTGATTAAAACCATTGGGGATGCAATTATGGCTAGCTTTACATCACCCGATGATGGTCTGAAAGCCGCGATCGCGATGCAAGAAGCCATGCAGTATTTCAATCAGCAATTTGAGTCAACCGATCCGCAACTCATTCTCAAAATTGGTATTCATGCAGGGGCTTGCATTAGCGTTAACCTCAATGATCGATCTGATTACTTTGGTACAACGGTCAATACTGCTGCTAGAGTCGAAGGACTCAGCCAAGGTAATGACATCGTATTTACTGAATCATTGCTGAGCTATGCAGAGGCGATCACGAATCCAAACAATTACCATCTTTATAAGAGTTCGGCGAACTTAAAAGGATTAAGCGAACCGCTCACTGTCTTTCATATGAATGTTTCTTCCATCACGCATCCATTGCCAAGCAACTAG
- a CDS encoding DUF805 domain-containing protein, giving the protein MEWYLLALKKYAEFNGRAKRNEYWYFVLFNFLIALVLGFIDGLLHLTVAGGLGVLGSLYSLAVLVPGIAAGIRRLHDTGRSGWWLLIGFIPFVGVIILIVFLASESQPEPNQYDA; this is encoded by the coding sequence ATGGAATGGTATTTACTGGCTTTAAAAAAGTATGCAGAATTTAATGGAAGGGCAAAGCGAAATGAATACTGGTACTTTGTTCTATTCAACTTTCTAATTGCACTAGTACTAGGATTTATCGACGGACTTCTCCATTTGACTGTTGCAGGTGGACTTGGTGTACTTGGTAGCTTGTATTCTTTGGCTGTCTTAGTTCCTGGAATTGCAGCAGGCATTAGGAGATTACATGACACAGGTCGCAGTGGATGGTGGCTATTGATCGGATTCATTCCATTTGTTGGTGTCATTATTTTGATCGTCTTTTTAGCTTCAGAAAGTCAACCTGAACCCAATCAATATGACGCATAG
- a CDS encoding molybdopterin-dependent oxidoreductase: protein MKFDPYPHHRFSRRQLIKYASLSGMGLFLGSCANEASRVSPIFKPLNQQSGNVRALFEPLNQSIEELIFQAKNPAPEYPLSAIEPNALLINSYDITPLIDPNSFKLVIDGAVNNPMQLSMRDIQTLPLTSMVIRHVCVEGWAAIVQWGGIRLYDLAKLVQPKAGARYVYFESADNYYESWDIASALHPQTLLAYQKNGQDLPVENGAPLRLASPIKLGYKQSKWITRVTFTNELFQQRRGYWVEEGYEWFAGL, encoded by the coding sequence ATGAAATTTGACCCATATCCACACCATCGGTTTTCCCGTCGTCAGTTAATTAAATATGCCAGTTTGTCAGGCATGGGTTTGTTTTTGGGAAGTTGTGCGAATGAGGCGAGTCGAGTGAGTCCCATTTTTAAACCTCTTAACCAACAATCTGGAAATGTCAGAGCTTTATTCGAGCCACTCAATCAAAGCATTGAAGAATTAATCTTTCAAGCAAAAAATCCTGCGCCAGAATATCCGCTTAGTGCGATCGAGCCTAATGCTTTATTGATTAATTCCTATGACATTACTCCTCTTATCGATCCTAATTCCTTCAAATTGGTAATTGATGGCGCAGTCAATAATCCGATGCAATTGAGTATGCGAGATATTCAGACCTTACCCTTAACTTCGATGGTGATTCGTCATGTCTGTGTGGAAGGATGGGCAGCGATCGTGCAGTGGGGTGGCATACGTCTCTACGATCTGGCGAAGTTAGTTCAACCGAAGGCGGGAGCACGTTATGTCTATTTTGAATCCGCCGATAATTATTACGAGAGTTGGGATATTGCTTCGGCTTTACATCCCCAAACGCTACTGGCTTATCAAAAGAATGGTCAAGATCTCCCCGTTGAGAATGGCGCACCTCTGCGGTTAGCTTCTCCGATTAAGCTTGGCTATAAGCAATCAAAATGGATAACTCGCGTCACTTTTACTAATGAGCTTTTCCAGCAGCGTCGAGGCTATTGGGTAGAAGAAGGTTATGAGTGGTTTGCTGGACTGTAA
- a CDS encoding cytochrome b/b6 domain-containing protein yields MSPKSPNPKSPPAPKQAIFIKAFHSINLIALILMTASGLQIYNANPVFGGRAGWRFPKEILLGGWLGGGRNWHFASMWVFSMSLLIYGIYIFLTRRWKHRFASEKDIQALQAKNPKRKNYAWHRIAYTAIIPILLLAILSGLCMYKPVQFAWISGLFGSWQNLRIAHFLTVPIVLIFAIAHIFLSFKVGGFKMIRSMFV; encoded by the coding sequence ATGAGTCCAAAATCTCCAAATCCCAAATCGCCCCCTGCTCCTAAGCAAGCAATATTCATCAAGGCATTTCATTCCATTAATCTCATCGCCTTGATCTTGATGACAGCAAGTGGTCTGCAAATTTATAATGCAAATCCTGTCTTTGGTGGACGCGCAGGATGGCGATTTCCCAAAGAGATACTCTTAGGCGGATGGCTTGGCGGCGGGAGGAATTGGCACTTTGCTTCGATGTGGGTGTTTTCCATGAGTTTATTGATTTATGGTATTTATATCTTTCTAACGCGCCGATGGAAGCATCGCTTTGCTTCTGAAAAAGATATTCAAGCCCTACAAGCTAAAAATCCTAAACGTAAAAACTACGCTTGGCATCGTATTGCCTATACTGCGATTATTCCGATTTTGCTCTTAGCGATTCTCTCTGGTTTATGTATGTATAAACCTGTGCAGTTTGCATGGATTTCAGGACTATTTGGCAGTTGGCAAAATCTCCGCATTGCCCATTTCCTCACCGTGCCGATTGTGCTGATTTTTGCGATCGCGCATATATTTCTTTCCTTTAAAGTCGGTGGTTTCAAAATGATTCGTTCTATGTTTGTTTAG
- a CDS encoding cytochrome c biogenesis CcdA family protein: protein MGLSPLAIALSLIAGLLTAFSPCILPILPILIGRSLQTHRYAPIALVLGTITGFAIAGSLLGIASIWLTGFANVMRILAIAVLLVLGLFSIFPKLNYLLLSKLPIPKFKEPTRINLASEFLLGSQLGLLWTPCAGSVLGSILVLAAVNQEILSAFILLICYGIGAGIPMLLLAYASRYFSKSFLRFRVHSQLLQRIGGVMIAITAIAIILGWDVKIQLWLAPFFPTLAL from the coding sequence ATGGGACTCTCTCCTCTGGCGATCGCCTTATCCCTAATTGCTGGTTTGTTAACTGCATTTTCACCCTGCATATTGCCGATCTTGCCGATTTTAATCGGGCGATCGCTACAAACGCATCGCTATGCACCGATCGCTTTAGTGCTAGGTACGATCACTGGATTTGCGATCGCAGGTAGTCTTTTAGGGATTGCTAGTATTTGGCTGACGGGATTCGCCAATGTGATGCGAATTTTAGCGATCGCTGTTTTACTAGTCCTTGGTTTGTTCTCAATATTTCCCAAATTAAATTATCTATTGCTCTCCAAGTTACCTATTCCTAAATTCAAAGAACCAACCCGCATCAATTTAGCTAGTGAATTTCTCTTAGGTTCTCAATTAGGGCTATTGTGGACTCCCTGTGCAGGCTCAGTATTAGGAAGTATTTTAGTTTTAGCGGCAGTCAATCAGGAAATTCTTAGCGCCTTTATTTTATTGATTTGCTATGGGATTGGCGCAGGTATTCCCATGTTACTACTTGCCTATGCCAGTCGCTATTTTAGTAAATCATTCCTCAGATTTCGCGTCCATAGTCAACTTTTACAAAGAATTGGTGGTGTGATGATTGCAATTACAGCGATCGCAATTATTTTGGGATGGGATGTCAAAATCCAACTTTGGTTAGCACCATTCTTTCCGACCTTAGCTTTATAA
- a CDS encoding thioredoxin family protein gives MSNGLLPRRRLLTYAGLGALGIGSAAIATQISYPKPSPDIVSNPNIPKSNSSVNSVAINSSASQSLPEFQGIAQWLNSDPLSIQDLKGNVVMIQFWTFSCINCQRTLPYVTKWHEQYAAKGLKIIGVHTPEFAFEREANNIKDAIQKHGIRYPVPVDNEFQTWKAYGNEYWPHLYLADRQGNLVYDHIGEGAYAKTEQTIQKLLG, from the coding sequence ATGAGCAATGGACTCTTGCCTCGTCGTCGGTTATTGACCTATGCGGGTTTAGGAGCTTTAGGAATTGGTAGTGCAGCGATCGCTACTCAGATCAGTTATCCAAAACCCTCTCCTGATATAGTCTCTAACCCCAATATCCCAAAATCTAATAGTTCAGTTAATTCAGTGGCTATTAATAGCAGCGCCAGTCAATCACTACCAGAATTTCAAGGCATTGCCCAATGGCTAAATTCTGATCCCTTGTCAATTCAAGACTTAAAGGGAAATGTGGTCATGATTCAGTTTTGGACTTTTAGCTGTATAAACTGTCAGCGTACTTTACCCTACGTGACTAAATGGCATGAACAATACGCTGCTAAAGGATTAAAAATCATTGGTGTCCATACTCCCGAATTTGCCTTTGAGCGTGAGGCAAACAATATCAAAGATGCGATCCAAAAACATGGCATTCGTTACCCAGTGCCAGTTGACAATGAGTTTCAAACTTGGAAAGCCTATGGTAACGAGTACTGGCCTCATCTCTATTTAGCCGATCGCCAAGGTAATCTTGTCTATGACCATATTGGCGAAGGTGCTTATGCCAAGACAGAACAAACCATTCAAAAGCTATTGGGATAG
- a CDS encoding DM13 domain-containing protein, translating into MLNKNLILVTLTVILLGCANRSTVSQVESIPTSTTANAKSLQTKSTVVTDTPKAINQLRTGNFVNGEHPTSGKANLVYENGTYFVELDQTFQTSDKGPDLFVILHRSPDVLKTTKPPYFAIAEGDYIVVAPLKSFNGKQRYAVPKDIQPDQYQSIAIWCRQFNATFGAASLTSS; encoded by the coding sequence ATGCTTAATAAAAACCTGATCTTAGTCACTTTAACAGTGATACTTCTAGGATGTGCTAATCGTTCAACCGTATCCCAAGTCGAGTCTATTCCCACATCAACAACGGCGAATGCAAAATCTCTGCAAACTAAATCTACTGTCGTAACTGACACTCCCAAGGCTATCAATCAATTGAGAACTGGAAATTTCGTCAATGGCGAACATCCCACTAGTGGCAAGGCTAATCTTGTCTACGAAAATGGAACTTATTTTGTTGAACTTGATCAAACCTTTCAGACATCAGATAAGGGACCAGATTTGTTTGTGATTTTGCATCGATCTCCTGATGTTTTAAAAACGACTAAGCCGCCATATTTTGCGATCGCTGAGGGTGACTACATCGTAGTTGCGCCTCTCAAAAGCTTTAACGGCAAACAACGCTATGCAGTTCCCAAAGATATTCAGCCCGATCAATATCAGTCTATTGCCATCTGGTGTCGCCAGTTTAACGCTACCTTTGGTGCTGCGTCTCTTACTTCTTCTTAA
- a CDS encoding anti-sigma factor translates to MSVSNYPHEWEELLAGYVLGDLTTEEVTEMQQLIVEHPEIIQEIDRLQETLALLPLSLNASHPSPNLRDRIAATAIPVAENVTNNIADSLDLLTAPQALESRQVPRRQNFWKLLGIGLGSISAIAIFGLGFDNYQMRQQIATNQIELQKYKQAIALLQASDNRMISLKGMGAIPAATGSVMIAPMEKTAMINIQNLMPIPQENSYRLWAIVDGKKIDCAQFRPDAQGNVFLKVPLGSALKQSNTLIITIEPNKDMPEPTGEMVMKGEV, encoded by the coding sequence ATGTCAGTATCCAATTATCCCCATGAATGGGAAGAGTTATTAGCAGGTTATGTCTTAGGGGATTTGACCACAGAAGAAGTTACGGAAATGCAGCAGTTGATCGTTGAGCATCCCGAAATCATTCAAGAAATCGATCGCTTGCAAGAAACATTAGCACTTTTGCCCTTGAGTTTAAATGCTTCCCATCCTTCGCCAAATCTGCGCGATCGCATTGCGGCGACGGCAATCCCTGTAGCTGAGAATGTCACTAATAATATTGCTGATTCGCTAGACTTATTAACTGCTCCCCAAGCACTAGAGTCTAGGCAAGTACCGCGTCGTCAAAATTTCTGGAAATTATTGGGGATTGGTTTAGGTAGTATTAGTGCGATCGCGATCTTTGGTTTGGGATTTGATAATTACCAAATGCGTCAACAAATCGCGACTAATCAAATAGAACTGCAAAAATATAAACAAGCGATCGCTCTCTTGCAAGCCTCTGACAATCGCATGATTTCTCTCAAGGGGATGGGTGCAATTCCTGCGGCAACAGGTAGTGTGATGATCGCACCTATGGAAAAAACAGCCATGATCAATATTCAAAATCTCATGCCGATTCCCCAAGAAAATAGCTATCGACTTTGGGCGATCGTTGATGGCAAAAAGATTGATTGCGCTCAGTTCCGTCCTGACGCACAGGGAAACGTATTTTTAAAAGTGCCATTAGGTAGCGCCCTCAAACAATCTAACACCCTCATCATCACAATTGAACCCAATAAAGATATGCCTGAGCCCACTGGCGAAATGGTGATGAAAGGAGAAGTTTAA
- a CDS encoding sigma-70 family RNA polymerase sigma factor has translation MKISEQTDVEVLQAWRSGSSQAFGIFYDRYGELVYRLSLRILGNLQEAEDLTQEIFILLSRDTNYDSKRGSIAAFLSVLTRSRAIDRIRKTRSQQQHLQKWEQSISSDHDTSNSSLMENASLSERSEKVKAALADLPDKHRQVLEMAYFDGLSQTEIAKALDTPLGTVKSWARNGLIRLRESLKDSLE, from the coding sequence ATGAAAATCTCAGAGCAAACTGATGTGGAAGTATTGCAGGCTTGGCGATCTGGAAGCAGTCAGGCTTTTGGTATCTTTTACGATCGCTATGGCGAGCTAGTGTATCGTCTCTCTCTCAGAATCTTGGGCAATCTGCAAGAAGCAGAGGATCTCACCCAAGAGATCTTTATCTTGCTCAGTCGCGATACCAACTATGACAGTAAGCGCGGATCGATCGCCGCTTTTTTGTCGGTGTTGACGCGATCTCGAGCCATTGACCGTATTCGCAAAACGCGATCGCAACAGCAGCATCTCCAAAAATGGGAACAAAGCATTTCCTCAGACCATGACACCAGTAACTCATCACTCATGGAAAATGCGTCACTTTCTGAACGCTCAGAAAAGGTAAAAGCTGCCTTAGCTGACTTACCTGATAAACATCGCCAAGTTTTAGAGATGGCATATTTTGACGGACTCAGTCAAACGGAAATTGCTAAAGCCCTTGATACACCTTTGGGAACGGTTAAATCTTGGGCGCGTAATGGGTTGATTCGATTGAGAGAAAGTTTGAAAGATTCGCTGGAGTGA
- a CDS encoding cation:proton antiporter, with amino-acid sequence MFLNHAIAYQLSWHLPAPLLATTAAENSPIILSGVLLTLVVIYVASKVGSEVAKRLDLPPVLGELVAGVIVGVSALHLVIFPEGGFTGSDSLIMTALQALNQLTPEAVQSIFDSQSEVISVLAELGVIILLFEIGLESDLRQLKEVGIQAIVVACVGVAVPFAAGTLGLMYFFHVAAIPAIFAGAALTATSIGITSKVLAELGQLKSKEGQIIVGAAVIDDVLGIIVLAVVASLAKKGEVDIINVFYLIVSAVTFLLGAILLGGLFNKTFVALVAKLQTRGNIIIPAFIFAFIMAFIGNAIHLEAILGAFAAGLVLDESDARKELDELIKPIADLIVPIFFVTVGARADLGVLNPAIPENRAGLLIAIFLVLIAIAGKLVTGWAVFGIPNINRVAIGVGMIPRGEVGLVFAGIGSASGVLNKPLEVSIIIMVILTTFLAPPFLRVAFGQSKDINMNEPVQM; translated from the coding sequence ATGTTTTTGAATCATGCGATCGCCTATCAGCTAAGTTGGCATCTCCCTGCGCCACTACTGGCAACTACCGCAGCAGAAAATTCACCAATCATCTTGTCTGGGGTATTGCTAACCCTTGTAGTTATCTATGTAGCTAGCAAAGTTGGTAGTGAAGTTGCCAAGCGCTTAGATCTTCCTCCTGTTTTAGGAGAGCTTGTTGCTGGCGTGATCGTGGGCGTATCGGCGTTACATCTAGTTATTTTCCCTGAAGGTGGATTCACAGGCTCTGATTCACTGATCATGACTGCACTACAGGCTCTAAATCAACTCACACCTGAAGCTGTTCAGAGCATATTTGATTCTCAAAGTGAAGTGATTTCGGTACTCGCAGAATTAGGCGTGATCATCCTTCTGTTTGAGATTGGCTTAGAGTCAGACCTCCGCCAACTCAAAGAGGTGGGTATTCAAGCAATTGTGGTCGCCTGTGTTGGTGTCGCGGTTCCCTTTGCCGCAGGGACGCTCGGACTGATGTACTTTTTCCATGTGGCAGCCATTCCTGCAATTTTTGCTGGGGCGGCTCTGACGGCTACGAGTATTGGGATCACTTCTAAGGTTTTAGCAGAACTTGGTCAACTGAAATCGAAGGAAGGACAAATCATCGTCGGGGCAGCTGTCATCGATGATGTTTTAGGGATCATTGTTTTAGCAGTAGTCGCCAGCTTGGCAAAAAAAGGTGAAGTAGACATTATCAATGTGTTTTACCTGATCGTTAGCGCTGTTACTTTTTTGTTGGGCGCAATTCTCTTGGGCGGGCTTTTCAATAAAACCTTTGTGGCTTTGGTTGCCAAACTGCAAACTCGCGGCAATATCATTATTCCCGCCTTTATCTTTGCTTTCATAATGGCATTTATTGGTAATGCCATTCATCTAGAAGCGATCTTGGGTGCATTTGCGGCAGGGCTAGTATTAGATGAAAGCGATGCTCGTAAAGAATTAGATGAATTAATCAAACCGATCGCTGATTTGATCGTCCCCATTTTCTTTGTCACCGTTGGCGCAAGGGCTGATTTGGGCGTGTTAAATCCTGCGATCCCCGAAAATCGCGCTGGTTTATTGATTGCAATTTTCCTAGTCTTAATCGCGATCGCTGGCAAATTGGTCACAGGTTGGGCAGTCTTTGGCATCCCTAATATCAATCGAGTTGCGATCGGGGTGGGCATGATCCCCCGTGGCGAGGTGGGTCTGGTATTTGCTGGTATTGGTTCCGCCAGTGGTGTTCTCAACAAACCCCTCGAAGTCTCGATCATCATTATGGTTATTCTCACCACCTTCTTAGCCCCACCGTTTTTGCGTGTCGCCTTTGGTCAATCCAAGGATATAAATATGAATGAACCTGTGCAAATGTAG
- a CDS encoding RNA methyltransferase, with protein sequence MPNPRIILVETAGARNLGSVARVMKNFGLSELWLVNPQCDRLSDEAIHMAVHAREILENAKIVESLPEALMGCQRAIATAGRIDKGDMKVTNPPQGLSWLSQVATSAIVFGAEDRGLSNAEIQHCQQVLQIPVNPDYPSLNLAQAVGVCCYQWQLLRDDPKSHENLTSQIAQDLLKSAPIDLAPREDIEACYQQLEAVLLKIGYVYPHTAAHRLRKFRNIFDRANLSPSEVAMLRGILRQVNWATDQ encoded by the coding sequence ATGCCAAATCCCAGAATTATTTTAGTAGAGACGGCGGGGGCGCGGAACCTTGGCTCAGTGGCAAGGGTGATGAAAAACTTTGGACTGTCAGAATTGTGGCTAGTTAATCCTCAATGCGATCGCCTCAGTGATGAAGCGATCCATATGGCAGTCCATGCCCGTGAAATTTTAGAAAATGCCAAAATTGTAGAGAGTTTACCTGAAGCACTGATGGGTTGCCAAAGGGCGATCGCCACCGCAGGGCGCATCGATAAGGGAGACATGAAAGTAACTAACCCTCCTCAAGGATTGAGTTGGTTATCACAGGTTGCAACTAGTGCGATCGTCTTTGGTGCAGAGGATCGTGGCTTGAGCAATGCCGAAATTCAACATTGCCAACAGGTGCTGCAAATCCCTGTCAATCCAGACTATCCATCGCTAAATTTAGCCCAAGCCGTGGGGGTTTGTTGCTATCAATGGCAACTACTGCGAGACGATCCCAAAAGTCACGAAAATTTGACTAGCCAAATCGCGCAAGATTTGCTAAAGTCAGCACCCATAGACCTTGCACCCCGCGAGGATATAGAAGCTTGCTACCAGCAACTTGAAGCAGTACTGCTAAAGATCGGCTATGTTTACCCACATACCGCCGCTCATCGGTTGCGAAAGTTTCGGAATATCTTCGATCGCGCGAATCTGAGTCCATCAGAAGTTGCCATGCTGCGGGGGATTTTGCGCCAAGTCAATTGGGCTACGGATCAATAA